A region of Vitis vinifera cultivar Pinot Noir 40024 chromosome 13, ASM3070453v1 DNA encodes the following proteins:
- the LOC100263590 gene encoding cycloartenol-C-24-methyltransferase isoform X4 translates to MPTWQTHEPCHPFVVSLKPTHLCAVLPPFLSRFTPSLSNSLSLSLGFPSRSSLSTFAEMSKAGALDLASGVGGKIQKDEVLSAVEKYEKYHVCYGGEEEERKANYSDMVNKYYDLVTSFYEFGWGESFHFAPRWKGESLRESIRRHEHFLALQLGVKPGQKVLDVGCGIGGPLREIARFSSTSVTGLNNNEYQITRGRELNCIAGVDKTCDFVKADFMKMPFSDNTFDAVYAIEATCHAPDALGCYKEIYRVLKPGQCFAAYEWCMTDAFDPNNQEHQKIKAEIEIGDGLPDIRLTRQCLEALKQAGFEVIWEKDLAVGSPLPWYLPLDKSHFSLSSFRLTAVGRFITKNMVKALEFVGLAPKGSQRVQAFLEKAAEGLVDGGKKEIFTPMYFFLARKPNSDGQLCGSWTQ, encoded by the exons ATGCCGACGTGGCAAACGCACGAACCGTGCCACCCTTTTGTCGTCTCGCTAAAACCCACTCATCTCTGCGCTGTCCTTCCTCCATTTCTCTCTCGCTTCACTCCCTCACTTTCCAACTCCCTCTCTCTGTCTCTAGGGTTTCCTTCCAGATCCTCTCTTTCCAC ATTTGCGGAGATGTCGAAGGCTGGAGCTTTGGATCTCGCATCTGGTGTCGGCGGGAAGATTCAGAAAGATGAAGTGCTTTCCGCTGTTGAAAA GTATGAGAAGTATCATGTCTGTTATGGtggtgaagaagaagagaggaaaGCTAATTACAGTGACATG GTTAATAAATATTATGATCTTGTTACCAGCTTCTATGAATTTGGATGGGGAGAGTCTTTCCATTTTGCACCCAG ATGGAAAGGGGAGTCTCTCCGAGAGAGCATCAGGCGACATGAGCACTTCCTTGCTTTGCAACTAGGTGTGAAGCCTGGACAGAAG GTGTTGGATGTAGGATGTGGAATTGGTGGACCACTAAGAGAAATTGCTCGATTTAG CTCAACATCGGTTACGGGGTTGAATAACAATGAATATCAAATAACAAGAGGAAGG GAACTGAACTGCATTGCTGGAGTGGACAAAACCTGTGACTTTGTGAAG GCTGACTTCATGAAAATGCCATTTTCTGATAATACTTTTGATGCGGTATATGCGATTGAAGCAACCTGTCATGCTCCTGATGCG CTTGGATGCTATAAAGAGATCTACAGAGTATTGAAGCCTGGCCAGTGTTTTGCTGCATATGAATGGTGCATGACTGATGCCTTTGATCCCAATAACCAAGAACACCAAAAAATCAAG GCAGAAATAGAAATTGGTGATGGCCTTCCAGACATCAGATTGACTAGACAATGCCTTGAAGCCCTAAAACAAGCAGGTTTTGAG GTTATTTGGGAGAAAGACCTAGCTGTGGGCTCACCTCTTCCTTGGTACTTGCCTTTAGATAAAAGTCACTTCTCATTAAGTAGCTTCCGTCTAACAGCTGTTGGACGTTTCATTACTAAAAACATG GTCAAGGCTCTAGAATTTGTGGGACTTGCTCCAAAGGGAAGTCAAAGAGTTCAAGCTTTTCTAGAGAAAGCTGCAGAAGGGCTAGTTGATGGTGGAAA GAAAGAGATCTTCACACCCATGTATTTCTTCTTGGCTCGAAAACCAAACTCAGATGGTCAGTTATGTGGCAGTTGGACCCAATAA
- the LOC100263590 gene encoding cycloartenol-C-24-methyltransferase isoform X2, producing the protein MPTWQTHEPCHPFVVSLKPTHLCAVLPPFLSRFTPSLSNSLSLSLGFPSRSSLSTYYTNPHFRFRFAEMSKAGALDLASGVGGKIQKDEVLSAVEKYEKYHVCYGGEEEERKANYSDMVNKYYDLVTSFYEFGWGESFHFAPRWKGESLRESIRRHEHFLALQLGVKPGQKVLDVGCGIGGPLREIARFSSTSVTGLNNNEYQITRGRELNCIAGVDKTCDFVKADFMKMPFSDNTFDAVYAIEATCHAPDALGCYKEIYRVLKPGQCFAAYEWCMTDAFDPNNQEHQKIKAEIEIGDGLPDIRLTRQCLEALKQAGFEVIWEKDLAVGSPLPWYLPLDKSHFSLSSFRLTAVGRFITKNMVKALEFVGLAPKGSQRVQAFLEKAAEGLVDGGKKEIFTPMYFFLARKPNSDGQLCGSWTQ; encoded by the exons ATGCCGACGTGGCAAACGCACGAACCGTGCCACCCTTTTGTCGTCTCGCTAAAACCCACTCATCTCTGCGCTGTCCTTCCTCCATTTCTCTCTCGCTTCACTCCCTCACTTTCCAACTCCCTCTCTCTGTCTCTAGGGTTTCCTTCCAGATCCTCTCTTTCCACGTACTACACCAATCCGCATTTTCGTTTCCG ATTTGCGGAGATGTCGAAGGCTGGAGCTTTGGATCTCGCATCTGGTGTCGGCGGGAAGATTCAGAAAGATGAAGTGCTTTCCGCTGTTGAAAA GTATGAGAAGTATCATGTCTGTTATGGtggtgaagaagaagagaggaaaGCTAATTACAGTGACATG GTTAATAAATATTATGATCTTGTTACCAGCTTCTATGAATTTGGATGGGGAGAGTCTTTCCATTTTGCACCCAG ATGGAAAGGGGAGTCTCTCCGAGAGAGCATCAGGCGACATGAGCACTTCCTTGCTTTGCAACTAGGTGTGAAGCCTGGACAGAAG GTGTTGGATGTAGGATGTGGAATTGGTGGACCACTAAGAGAAATTGCTCGATTTAG CTCAACATCGGTTACGGGGTTGAATAACAATGAATATCAAATAACAAGAGGAAGG GAACTGAACTGCATTGCTGGAGTGGACAAAACCTGTGACTTTGTGAAG GCTGACTTCATGAAAATGCCATTTTCTGATAATACTTTTGATGCGGTATATGCGATTGAAGCAACCTGTCATGCTCCTGATGCG CTTGGATGCTATAAAGAGATCTACAGAGTATTGAAGCCTGGCCAGTGTTTTGCTGCATATGAATGGTGCATGACTGATGCCTTTGATCCCAATAACCAAGAACACCAAAAAATCAAG GCAGAAATAGAAATTGGTGATGGCCTTCCAGACATCAGATTGACTAGACAATGCCTTGAAGCCCTAAAACAAGCAGGTTTTGAG GTTATTTGGGAGAAAGACCTAGCTGTGGGCTCACCTCTTCCTTGGTACTTGCCTTTAGATAAAAGTCACTTCTCATTAAGTAGCTTCCGTCTAACAGCTGTTGGACGTTTCATTACTAAAAACATG GTCAAGGCTCTAGAATTTGTGGGACTTGCTCCAAAGGGAAGTCAAAGAGTTCAAGCTTTTCTAGAGAAAGCTGCAGAAGGGCTAGTTGATGGTGGAAA GAAAGAGATCTTCACACCCATGTATTTCTTCTTGGCTCGAAAACCAAACTCAGATGGTCAGTTATGTGGCAGTTGGACCCAATAA
- the LOC100263590 gene encoding cycloartenol-C-24-methyltransferase isoform X1 codes for MPTWQTHEPCHPFVVSLKPTHLCAVLPPFLSRFTPSLSNSLSLSLGFPSRSSLSTYYTNPHFRFRFAEMSKAGALDLASGVGGKIQKDEVLSAVEKYEKYHVCYGGEEEERKANYSDMVNKYYDLVTSFYEFGWGESFHFAPRWKGESLRESIRRHEHFLALQLGVKPGQKVLDVGCGIGGPLREIARFSSTSVTGLNNNEYQITRGRELNCIAGVDKTCDFVKADFMKMPFSDNTFDAVYAIEATCHAPDALGCYKEIYRVLKPGQCFAAYEWCMTDAFDPNNQEHQKIKAEIEIGDGLPDIRLTRQCLEALKQAGFEVIWEKDLAVGSPLPWYLPLDKSHFSLSSFRLTAVGRFITKNMVKALEFVGLAPKGSQRVQAFLEKAAEGLVDGGKYDFSSLNRIFFHIILPILCKNGNISNLFVRVSCF; via the exons ATGCCGACGTGGCAAACGCACGAACCGTGCCACCCTTTTGTCGTCTCGCTAAAACCCACTCATCTCTGCGCTGTCCTTCCTCCATTTCTCTCTCGCTTCACTCCCTCACTTTCCAACTCCCTCTCTCTGTCTCTAGGGTTTCCTTCCAGATCCTCTCTTTCCACGTACTACACCAATCCGCATTTTCGTTTCCG ATTTGCGGAGATGTCGAAGGCTGGAGCTTTGGATCTCGCATCTGGTGTCGGCGGGAAGATTCAGAAAGATGAAGTGCTTTCCGCTGTTGAAAA GTATGAGAAGTATCATGTCTGTTATGGtggtgaagaagaagagaggaaaGCTAATTACAGTGACATG GTTAATAAATATTATGATCTTGTTACCAGCTTCTATGAATTTGGATGGGGAGAGTCTTTCCATTTTGCACCCAG ATGGAAAGGGGAGTCTCTCCGAGAGAGCATCAGGCGACATGAGCACTTCCTTGCTTTGCAACTAGGTGTGAAGCCTGGACAGAAG GTGTTGGATGTAGGATGTGGAATTGGTGGACCACTAAGAGAAATTGCTCGATTTAG CTCAACATCGGTTACGGGGTTGAATAACAATGAATATCAAATAACAAGAGGAAGG GAACTGAACTGCATTGCTGGAGTGGACAAAACCTGTGACTTTGTGAAG GCTGACTTCATGAAAATGCCATTTTCTGATAATACTTTTGATGCGGTATATGCGATTGAAGCAACCTGTCATGCTCCTGATGCG CTTGGATGCTATAAAGAGATCTACAGAGTATTGAAGCCTGGCCAGTGTTTTGCTGCATATGAATGGTGCATGACTGATGCCTTTGATCCCAATAACCAAGAACACCAAAAAATCAAG GCAGAAATAGAAATTGGTGATGGCCTTCCAGACATCAGATTGACTAGACAATGCCTTGAAGCCCTAAAACAAGCAGGTTTTGAG GTTATTTGGGAGAAAGACCTAGCTGTGGGCTCACCTCTTCCTTGGTACTTGCCTTTAGATAAAAGTCACTTCTCATTAAGTAGCTTCCGTCTAACAGCTGTTGGACGTTTCATTACTAAAAACATG GTCAAGGCTCTAGAATTTGTGGGACTTGCTCCAAAGGGAAGTCAAAGAGTTCAAGCTTTTCTAGAGAAAGCTGCAGAAGGGCTAGTTGATGGTGGAAAGTATGACTTCTCTTCCCTAAAcagaattttctttcatatcatTCTTCCCATCCTATGTAAGAATGGGAATATATCAAACTTATTTGTTAGAGTATCTTGTTTCTGA
- the LOC100263590 gene encoding cycloartenol-C-24-methyltransferase isoform X3, with product MPTWQTHEPCHPFVVSLKPTHLCAVLPPFLSRFTPSLSNSLSLSLGFPSRSSLSTFAEMSKAGALDLASGVGGKIQKDEVLSAVEKYEKYHVCYGGEEEERKANYSDMVNKYYDLVTSFYEFGWGESFHFAPRWKGESLRESIRRHEHFLALQLGVKPGQKVLDVGCGIGGPLREIARFSSTSVTGLNNNEYQITRGRELNCIAGVDKTCDFVKADFMKMPFSDNTFDAVYAIEATCHAPDALGCYKEIYRVLKPGQCFAAYEWCMTDAFDPNNQEHQKIKAEIEIGDGLPDIRLTRQCLEALKQAGFEVIWEKDLAVGSPLPWYLPLDKSHFSLSSFRLTAVGRFITKNMVKALEFVGLAPKGSQRVQAFLEKAAEGLVDGGKYDFSSLNRIFFHIILPILCKNGNISNLFVRVSCF from the exons ATGCCGACGTGGCAAACGCACGAACCGTGCCACCCTTTTGTCGTCTCGCTAAAACCCACTCATCTCTGCGCTGTCCTTCCTCCATTTCTCTCTCGCTTCACTCCCTCACTTTCCAACTCCCTCTCTCTGTCTCTAGGGTTTCCTTCCAGATCCTCTCTTTCCAC ATTTGCGGAGATGTCGAAGGCTGGAGCTTTGGATCTCGCATCTGGTGTCGGCGGGAAGATTCAGAAAGATGAAGTGCTTTCCGCTGTTGAAAA GTATGAGAAGTATCATGTCTGTTATGGtggtgaagaagaagagaggaaaGCTAATTACAGTGACATG GTTAATAAATATTATGATCTTGTTACCAGCTTCTATGAATTTGGATGGGGAGAGTCTTTCCATTTTGCACCCAG ATGGAAAGGGGAGTCTCTCCGAGAGAGCATCAGGCGACATGAGCACTTCCTTGCTTTGCAACTAGGTGTGAAGCCTGGACAGAAG GTGTTGGATGTAGGATGTGGAATTGGTGGACCACTAAGAGAAATTGCTCGATTTAG CTCAACATCGGTTACGGGGTTGAATAACAATGAATATCAAATAACAAGAGGAAGG GAACTGAACTGCATTGCTGGAGTGGACAAAACCTGTGACTTTGTGAAG GCTGACTTCATGAAAATGCCATTTTCTGATAATACTTTTGATGCGGTATATGCGATTGAAGCAACCTGTCATGCTCCTGATGCG CTTGGATGCTATAAAGAGATCTACAGAGTATTGAAGCCTGGCCAGTGTTTTGCTGCATATGAATGGTGCATGACTGATGCCTTTGATCCCAATAACCAAGAACACCAAAAAATCAAG GCAGAAATAGAAATTGGTGATGGCCTTCCAGACATCAGATTGACTAGACAATGCCTTGAAGCCCTAAAACAAGCAGGTTTTGAG GTTATTTGGGAGAAAGACCTAGCTGTGGGCTCACCTCTTCCTTGGTACTTGCCTTTAGATAAAAGTCACTTCTCATTAAGTAGCTTCCGTCTAACAGCTGTTGGACGTTTCATTACTAAAAACATG GTCAAGGCTCTAGAATTTGTGGGACTTGCTCCAAAGGGAAGTCAAAGAGTTCAAGCTTTTCTAGAGAAAGCTGCAGAAGGGCTAGTTGATGGTGGAAAGTATGACTTCTCTTCCCTAAAcagaattttctttcatatcatTCTTCCCATCCTATGTAAGAATGGGAATATATCAAACTTATTTGTTAGAGTATCTTGTTTCTGA
- the LOC100263590 gene encoding cycloartenol-C-24-methyltransferase isoform X5: protein MSKAGALDLASGVGGKIQKDEVLSAVEKYEKYHVCYGGEEEERKANYSDMVNKYYDLVTSFYEFGWGESFHFAPRWKGESLRESIRRHEHFLALQLGVKPGQKVLDVGCGIGGPLREIARFSSTSVTGLNNNEYQITRGRELNCIAGVDKTCDFVKADFMKMPFSDNTFDAVYAIEATCHAPDALGCYKEIYRVLKPGQCFAAYEWCMTDAFDPNNQEHQKIKAEIEIGDGLPDIRLTRQCLEALKQAGFEVIWEKDLAVGSPLPWYLPLDKSHFSLSSFRLTAVGRFITKNMVKALEFVGLAPKGSQRVQAFLEKAAEGLVDGGKYDFSSLNRIFFHIILPILCKNGNISNLFVRVSCF, encoded by the exons ATGTCGAAGGCTGGAGCTTTGGATCTCGCATCTGGTGTCGGCGGGAAGATTCAGAAAGATGAAGTGCTTTCCGCTGTTGAAAA GTATGAGAAGTATCATGTCTGTTATGGtggtgaagaagaagagaggaaaGCTAATTACAGTGACATG GTTAATAAATATTATGATCTTGTTACCAGCTTCTATGAATTTGGATGGGGAGAGTCTTTCCATTTTGCACCCAG ATGGAAAGGGGAGTCTCTCCGAGAGAGCATCAGGCGACATGAGCACTTCCTTGCTTTGCAACTAGGTGTGAAGCCTGGACAGAAG GTGTTGGATGTAGGATGTGGAATTGGTGGACCACTAAGAGAAATTGCTCGATTTAG CTCAACATCGGTTACGGGGTTGAATAACAATGAATATCAAATAACAAGAGGAAGG GAACTGAACTGCATTGCTGGAGTGGACAAAACCTGTGACTTTGTGAAG GCTGACTTCATGAAAATGCCATTTTCTGATAATACTTTTGATGCGGTATATGCGATTGAAGCAACCTGTCATGCTCCTGATGCG CTTGGATGCTATAAAGAGATCTACAGAGTATTGAAGCCTGGCCAGTGTTTTGCTGCATATGAATGGTGCATGACTGATGCCTTTGATCCCAATAACCAAGAACACCAAAAAATCAAG GCAGAAATAGAAATTGGTGATGGCCTTCCAGACATCAGATTGACTAGACAATGCCTTGAAGCCCTAAAACAAGCAGGTTTTGAG GTTATTTGGGAGAAAGACCTAGCTGTGGGCTCACCTCTTCCTTGGTACTTGCCTTTAGATAAAAGTCACTTCTCATTAAGTAGCTTCCGTCTAACAGCTGTTGGACGTTTCATTACTAAAAACATG GTCAAGGCTCTAGAATTTGTGGGACTTGCTCCAAAGGGAAGTCAAAGAGTTCAAGCTTTTCTAGAGAAAGCTGCAGAAGGGCTAGTTGATGGTGGAAAGTATGACTTCTCTTCCCTAAAcagaattttctttcatatcatTCTTCCCATCCTATGTAAGAATGGGAATATATCAAACTTATTTGTTAGAGTATCTTGTTTCTGA
- the LOC100263590 gene encoding cycloartenol-C-24-methyltransferase isoform X6: MSFVKRLTQPLVAVEKYEKYHVCYGGEEEERKANYSDMVNKYYDLVTSFYEFGWGESFHFAPRWKGESLRESIRRHEHFLALQLGVKPGQKVLDVGCGIGGPLREIARFSSTSVTGLNNNEYQITRGRELNCIAGVDKTCDFVKADFMKMPFSDNTFDAVYAIEATCHAPDALGCYKEIYRVLKPGQCFAAYEWCMTDAFDPNNQEHQKIKAEIEIGDGLPDIRLTRQCLEALKQAGFEVIWEKDLAVGSPLPWYLPLDKSHFSLSSFRLTAVGRFITKNMVKALEFVGLAPKGSQRVQAFLEKAAEGLVDGGKYDFSSLNRIFFHIILPILCKNGNISNLFVRVSCF; this comes from the exons ATGAGCTTTGTAAAAAGACTAACACAGCCTTTGGTTGCTGTTGAAAA GTATGAGAAGTATCATGTCTGTTATGGtggtgaagaagaagagaggaaaGCTAATTACAGTGACATG GTTAATAAATATTATGATCTTGTTACCAGCTTCTATGAATTTGGATGGGGAGAGTCTTTCCATTTTGCACCCAG ATGGAAAGGGGAGTCTCTCCGAGAGAGCATCAGGCGACATGAGCACTTCCTTGCTTTGCAACTAGGTGTGAAGCCTGGACAGAAG GTGTTGGATGTAGGATGTGGAATTGGTGGACCACTAAGAGAAATTGCTCGATTTAG CTCAACATCGGTTACGGGGTTGAATAACAATGAATATCAAATAACAAGAGGAAGG GAACTGAACTGCATTGCTGGAGTGGACAAAACCTGTGACTTTGTGAAG GCTGACTTCATGAAAATGCCATTTTCTGATAATACTTTTGATGCGGTATATGCGATTGAAGCAACCTGTCATGCTCCTGATGCG CTTGGATGCTATAAAGAGATCTACAGAGTATTGAAGCCTGGCCAGTGTTTTGCTGCATATGAATGGTGCATGACTGATGCCTTTGATCCCAATAACCAAGAACACCAAAAAATCAAG GCAGAAATAGAAATTGGTGATGGCCTTCCAGACATCAGATTGACTAGACAATGCCTTGAAGCCCTAAAACAAGCAGGTTTTGAG GTTATTTGGGAGAAAGACCTAGCTGTGGGCTCACCTCTTCCTTGGTACTTGCCTTTAGATAAAAGTCACTTCTCATTAAGTAGCTTCCGTCTAACAGCTGTTGGACGTTTCATTACTAAAAACATG GTCAAGGCTCTAGAATTTGTGGGACTTGCTCCAAAGGGAAGTCAAAGAGTTCAAGCTTTTCTAGAGAAAGCTGCAGAAGGGCTAGTTGATGGTGGAAAGTATGACTTCTCTTCCCTAAAcagaattttctttcatatcatTCTTCCCATCCTATGTAAGAATGGGAATATATCAAACTTATTTGTTAGAGTATCTTGTTTCTGA
- the LOC100261983 gene encoding cytochrome b5 domain-containing protein RLF — protein sequence MDNDNDFTFCQVGSSVNQDGFEAQELVPGIGGITINDEFSSEVVGNGNGGFLWKGKSPNNSTSKEATVGSLSFKVIDTSSPKKSNELSRQAATKDAGSSVKVPQKSATRKPVARAKVPFEKGYSQMDWLKLTQTHPDLAGLNGQSNKRLISMNEVKQHRMEGSMWTVLKGRVYNLSPYMKFHPGGVDMLMKAVGKDCTSLFNKYHAWVNAEFLLEKCLVGTLDDSQ from the exons ATGGACAATGATAATGACTTCACCTTTTGTCAG GTTGGTTCGTCTGTCAATCAAGATGGTTTTGAGGCACAGGAACTTGTGCCGGGAATTGGTGGCATCACCATAAATGATGAATTCTCTAGTGAGGTTGTTGGTAATGGGAATGGTGGTTTTCTATGGAAAGGTAAGTCACCAAATAATTCTACCTCGAAGGAGGCAACAGTTGGTTCTTTGTCTTTTAAAGTCATCGATACATCGTCTcccaaaaaatcaaatgaattgTCAAGACAAGCAGCAACCAAGGATGCTGGAAGTTCAGTTAAGGTCCCACAGAAGAGTGCTACAAGGAAGCCTGTAGCTCGGGCCAAGGTTCCTTTTGAGAAGGGTTATAGTCAAATGGATTGGCTAAAGCTTACTCAAACACATCCTGATCTTGCAG GATTAAATGGACAGTCAAATAAGAGGCTTATTTCTATGAATGAAGTTAAACAGCATAGAATGGAAGGTTCCATGTGGACTGTTCTGAAAGGCCGTGTATACAATTTGTCTCCATATATGAAATTTCATCCTGGAG GTGTTGATATGCTAATGAAGGCGGTGGGGAAAGACTGCACATCTTTATTTA ACAAATACCACGCTTGGGTGAATGCTGAATTTTTACTGGAGAAATGCCTTGTGGGTACTTTAGACGATAGCCAGTGA
- the LOC100258445 gene encoding protein DUF642 L-GALACTONO-1,4-LACTONE-RESPONSIVE GENE 2: MAVLISLLLALSSVFFTGPAFAGTYLEGLLPNGNFEESPKPTDLKKTVIKGKYSLPKWEINGSVEYIAGGPQPGGMFFAVAHGVHAVRLGNEASISQTIPVKPGSLYALTFGASRTCAQDEVLRVSVPPQTGDLPLQTLYDSFGGDVYAWGFRATSNEAKVTFHNTGVQEDPACGPLLDAVAIKELFPPMPTRDNLVKNSGFEEGPHLLINSSNGVLLPPKQEDLTSPLPGWIIESLKAVKFIDKKHFNVPFGLAAVELLAGRESAIAQVLRTVPNKLYNLTFSIGDGKNGCHGDMMIEAFAAKDSFKAPFKSRGKGEFKTVSFKFKAIAARTRLTFFSSFYHTRIDDFGSLCGPVLDQVRVFSIRKP; the protein is encoded by the exons GACTCCTCCCAAATGGCAACTTTGAAGAGTCACCCAAGCCAACTGACCTCAAGAAAACAGTGATCAAGGGAAAATACTCACTACCCAAATGGGAAATCAATGGCTCTGTTGAGTACATTGCCGGTGGGCCTCAGCCTGGCGGAATGTTCTTTGCTGTGGCACATGGCGTCCACGCCGTGAGGCTTGGCAATGAGGCTTCCATTTCACAAACCATACCAGTGAAGCCAGGCTCTCTATATGCACTAACCTTTGGGGCATCAAGAACTTGTGCCCAAGATGAGGTATTGAGAGTCTCAGTTCCCCCCCAAACAGGGGACCTCCCCCTGCAGACACTCTATGACAGCTTTGGAGGTGATGTTTATGCTTGGGGATTCAGAGCCACTTCTAATGAGGCCAAGGTGACTTTCCACAATACTGGAGTCCAAGAGGATCCTGCTTGTGGCCCGCTCTTGGATGCAGTTGCTATCAAGGAGCTCTTCCCTCCAATGCCAACCAGAG ATAACTTGGTCAAGAACAGTGGATTCGAGGAAGGTCCTCATCTGTTGATCAACTCTTCCAATGGTGTCCTCCTCCCTCCCAAACAGGAAGATCTCACATCCCCGCTGCCCGGTTGGATCATTGAGTCCCTCAAAGCTGTGAAGTTCATAGACAAAAAGCACTTCAACGTCCCCTTCGGCCTTGCTGCAGTTGAACTCCTCGCAGGAAGAGAAAGCGCCATTGCCCAGGTCCTTCGAACAGTTCCCAACAAGCTCTACAATCTCACATTCAGCATAGGAGACGGGAAGAATGGTTGCCATGGAGACATGATGATCGAAGcatttgcagctaaagacagcTTCAAAGCTCCCTTCAAATCCAGAGGAAAAGGAGAGTTCAAGACTGTAAGTTTCAAGTTCAAAGCCATTGCAGCCAGGACCAGACTCACATTCTTCAGCTCTTTCTACCACACCAGGATTGATGACTTTGGATCGCTCTGTGGCCCTGTCCTCGATCAAGTTAGGGTTTTCTCAATCCGTAAGCCTTAA